Genomic window (Paraglaciecola psychrophila 170):
TCATGCGGTGTCTAGAAGCGCACCACTTGTTCTGGGACGGTGAGCCTGTTTATCAAAGCAGCAGAAGTAACTTATACAATGAAAAAATTCAGTACTTAACTGCGCAAGGTTTAACCTACTCTTGTCAATGTACCCGTTTAGAATTAGCTAGCCTTCAGAATGAGCAATTATGTCATTGTGCTAATCAAAATTTAAATGTTGAAAATTGCTCGATAAGATTCAGACATCATAATACCCAGCAACAGTTTTATGATGAGTTATTAGGACAAGTCGATTTCCCCAAGTCTGATATACCTAAACAATTTGCTATCAGGCTTAAGGGTAATCTGTTTGCATATCAGTTGGCTGTGGTAGTTGATGATATTCAGCAAGGAATAACTGAAGTGGCACGAGGTGCTGATTTGTTAAATGCCACATTGTTTCAACTTGCCTTGTATCAGGCATTTGATAGCCCAGTGCCCAAGTTTTTACATTTTCCAGTAGTCGTGACCAAATCTGGTGAAAAATTGAGTAAGCAAAACCATGCCCGTAAAATAAACCCTAATGATGTTCGTGCTAACCTAATAAACGCGCTCGAATTTCTCGGTTTATTTCCATGCAAGGAGTTGCAACAGGGATCAGTGCAAAATATATTGAATTGGGCTATCTGTGAGTGGGACTTGAATAAGATACCCGCTAAAACAGAGTGTATTGATAATAGAATTGGGCAAGCAGACAGTATATGATTAGCGCCGAATTTTTCTGCTTAAATCAGCCACACATAAAAGATAGAAGCACAACAGGCCCAAACAAGGAGCACAGCATATTATTTCTCGCGTAATTGACAAAGTCAGGAGCGCTCTGCGCGCAAAAAAACCAGACCAGCCCGCTGCACTTGTTGCGACTGTCATTCCTCGTGCAGAGCATTCTGTTTCTCGTGATTCAATGAGTGAAAACGCACTTAAGGTTCTTTATCGCCTGCACAATAGCGGTTATCAAGCTTATTTAGTTGGGGGCTGTGTACGCGATGTATTATTAGGTAAAGAACCCAAAGATTTTGACGTCACCACTGATGCTACACCAGAACAGATCAAAGGGCTGTTTCGTAATTGCCGATTAATTGGGCGTAGATTCCGGTTGGCGCATATTGTGTTTGGCCGAGAAGTTATTGAGGTAGCTACTTTTCGTGGTCATCATGAAAATAATGATGAAGGCGATTCGAAAGATAGTAAACAAAGCGACGACGGCCAATTAATGCGAGATAACGTATTTGGTAGCATTGAAGAAGATGCAGAACGCAGAGATTTCACCATCAACGCTATGTATTACAACATTGCCGATTATTCGATCAGCGATTTTGCTGGCGGTATGGAAGCGATTAAAAATAAAAAATTACATTGATAGGCGATCCTGAAACCCGCTATCGTGAAGACCCGGTTAGAATGCTTAGAGCTGTGAGGTTTGCTGCTAAGCTCGATATGCATATCAGCGAGGAAAGTGCGGAACCTATTAAACGTATGGCGCCATTGATGGCAAATATCCCTCCGGCCAGATTATTTGAAGAAATTCTCAAATTATTGTTATCGGGACAAGGGTTAGCTACCTATAAGCTATTGTCAGAATTTCATTTATTTGAACCGCTCTTCCCACAGTTAGCACCCTTATTGTTGCAACCAGGCAGTCGTGAAAATCAATTTGTGGAGCAAGTACTCACCAACACTGATAATCGCATTAATACCGGTCAAAGAGTGACGCCTGCGTTTATTTTTGCGGCATTTATGTGGTATCCATTAGAAGAGCGTTGTCAGCAGCTAATGGTTGATGGGGGGTTGAATCACTTTGATGCCTTTAATTTGGCGCTAAATGATGTGATGCATCGCCAGATTCAGCGCATTATGATCCCCAAACGCTTTAGTACGCCGATTAGGGAAATCTGGCAGTTACAAAATCGATTGCCTAAGCGTTATGGTCGTAGAGCTTATCAAATGCTTGAGCATCCAAAATTTAGAGCTGCATATGATTTCTTATTGCTGCGTGGCCAGATTGAAGGCGGCGACTTATTAGAGTTAGCCGACTGGTGGACCGTTTTCCAAGAAGCAGACGAAGATCAACGTAAGACAATGTTAGAAGTGCTACGTCAACAGGAAGGTGCGCCTCCCAGACGCCCCAGACGTAACCGCAAGAAACCTAAACCTAAGGTATGATTTCAGTTTATATTGGCTTAGGCAGCAATTTAGCGCTGCCTGAAAAGCAAATACAAGCCGCTTGCAGTAGCTTAGCTGCGTTACCTAGCACAGCGTTGATTATGTGTTCAAGCTTGTATCGAAGCCAACCTATGGGTCCACAAGACCAACCCGATTATGTGAATGCTGTTGCTCTTATAGAAACTAAACTTTCAGCGGACAGCCTGTTGCAACACACTCAATTAATAGAAAGTCAGCAAGGTCGCACACGCAACGCTAACCGATGGGGGCCTAGAACCCTAGATTTAGATATGTTGTTATACGGCAAACAACAGATTGATAAAGAATATCTACAAGTTCCCCACTGTGGCATGAAACAAAGAGAGTTTGTACTTTATCCGTTGTTTGAAATAGCCCCTGACTTGATCTTACCCTGTGGTGAAATACTATCTGAACTGTTGCTCACATGCCCGTTGAATGGTTTACGAAAAATGGCACCCTTAAAATGACATATTTGTTACTAATCTAGAAATGCAGAAAAAAACCCGTATAGTGCATTTACCTTATGTACTGTATCTAGGCACTTAATAGTATTTTTTGATAACATCAAAAATTGGAGAATATCTAATGAAAAAAGTAACGACTTCAAGCTTGCTGAAAATGAAGCAAGAGAGTACTAAAATCACTGCCTTGACCGCTTATGATGCAAGTTTTGCTAAATTGTTTGATGAACAAGGCATCGATGTTTTGTTGATTGGTGATTCACTTGGTATGGTGTTAAAAGGTGATGACGATACATTAACCGTTAGCCTTGAAGATATTGCCTATCATACCCGATCAGTGAGGAAGGGGGTTGAACGTGCTTTTGTAGTAGCTGACATGCCCTTTATGTCCTACTCCACCCCAGAACAAACTTACTTAAGTGCTGCCCAACTAATGCGTGCAGGAGCAAGCATGGTGAAGGTAGAAGGCGGTAGTTGGTTATTGGATACTATAAAAGGGTTGAACGAACGCAGTGTTCCTGTGTGTGGCCATCTAGGTCTGACACCACAATCGGTGCATGTTTTTGGTGGATTTAAAGTACAGGGCCGCGACGACCTACAAGCTGAAAGGATCCTCGAACAAGCCAAAGAATTAGAACAAGCTGGCATACAGCTATTAGTATTGGAGTGTATTCCATCTGACCTCGCTGCCAAAATATCTCAAAGCCTGAGTATCCCTGTTATTGGTATTGGTGCTGGGGCCCAAACAGATGGGCAAATATTAGTGATGCACGATATGTTTGGTATTAGCGCAAATTACATGCCTAAGTTTTCTAAAAACTATTTGCAGCAAACTAACAATATGCGTGAGGCTGTTAGCCAGTATATTCAAGAAGTGCAAGATGGGAGTTTCCCCTCAGACGAGCACAGTTTTAATTAACATGCGCTTGTATCTTTTCAGCGTTTACTAGTAACTCTTTATTAAAGTAATTTACCACTATGCAACTTATCAGTGAAATTTTAGATCTCCGTGAAATCAGACGTACTTGGCAGAATAGCGCTAAGGTGATTGCATTTGTTCCTACTATGGGAAATCTGCATCAGGGCCATTTAAACCTTGTGCGTGAAGCTAAGAAACAAGCAGATATTGTGGTGGTGTCTATCTTTGTCAATCCGATGCAGTTTGGCCCTGATGAAGACTTAGATGCTTATCCTAGAACGTTAGCAAGTGATAGCCGTTTATTGGAAGATTTAGGTGTAGATGTACTATTTATGCCTCAGGCTAGCGATATTTATGCCAGAGGGTTAGAACAACAAACCTTCGTCGAAGTACCTGGTTTGTCTTATATGATTTGTGGTGCCAGTCGCCCAGGACATTTTCGTGGTGTGGCAACGATAGTGTGCAAACTATTTAACATGGTGCAACCTAATTTGGCCTTCTTCGGTGAAAAAGATTTTCAGCAATTACAGGTGATCAAGGCTATGGTGACTGACCTATCAATGAACCTAAAAGTGTTTGGTGTGGCAACTACAAGGGATGATGACGGTTTAGCAATGAGTTCAAGGAATCAATATTTAAAGGACAAAGAGCGTAAGTTAGCGCCTACTCTTTATAAAAAGATGCAACAGTTAGCCACTGAAATTAATTCCGGTCGTAGGGATTTTATAACGCTAACTCAAGAATACAAATTACAGCTAGCCAAATTAGGGTTTAATCCCGACTATCTTGAAATTCGGAATGTTGAAAACTTGCTACAGCCAGGACATGAAGACCGTCATTTGGTGCTATTAGCTGCTGCATTTTTAGGGAAAACCCGATTGATTGATAATTTGCAGATTAGGTTGTAGAAAAATTTAGTATGAAGACAAGTTGCTCTAGCTTGCCTTTTTATGCTTCAAACAAAGTTTTTTCCACATTTTAGTCTCGCTGGCTATGACTATTTGCTCATCAAGAATATTTTGTAAGTCGGTTTCAGTGGTTAGCGGATTAGCCAATACCACTCTAAATACGGTAATCGCTTGATGAGGGTATTTTTCAGTGGTCAACCGCGTGCGAGAGACAAATGACTTGCCTGCCTCTCTTTGTTGTTTTTGCACGCTTACAGTCAGATTATCTAATTCCATATTTAACGCATGACTGATTTTTGGCTGGGTTTTCATTTTTGTCTGAACGTCTTCTGGATTCACTCTGTAAGTTAACAGAGACAAAGTGGGAGACGTGATAAGTTCAAAGTCTGGATGTGATTGGATCATACGAGCAAACGTTTTGGCTTTTTCTATACTTTGGTTAATTAGCAGTTCATAACCTTGGCGGCCAAATATATGTAAAGAGGCGTATACCATCATCGCCATACCATTTCGCGAACCTTCCAATGTGGTAGCACCTAAATCTTTAGACCCTGCACGAAGAATGTACTGGGCGTGATGGCGAACAGCGTTACTGTCATTCGGGTCTTTAAATAGCACCATGCCAGCTCCCATAGGCACATACATCTGCTTATGGGCGTCCATAGTCACCGAGTCTGCTTTCTCGATACCTTTAAGCAAGCCTCTGTGTTCGTGAGAAAACAATGTTGCTCCCCCCCAAGCCGCATCCACATGAAAGTGACAGCCTAGTTCTTTTGCTACATCTGCTAGCTCGTCTAACGGGTCAATATGTCCTGTTTCAGTGGTGCCTGCGATACCGACAATAGATAATATCTTGTTACCATCTTGTTGGTATTGTTTGCCCACCGCTAAGGCTTTTTCAGGAGATAGACGTTGTGTAGGGCAGTCGATCGTAATCATCTGCTGTCGACCTAAGCCTAATAGATCAACTGTTTTAGATAATGAATAGTGGCCGCGTTTAGATGAAATAATCCCCATTTTTTTATAGCCATAATGCATCATTCCTGCTGTCATACCTTCCTGAGCTACACCTTTAAATTGCGTGGTGGCCGGTAGAGCTTTATTTCTTGCGACCCACAAAGCCGTTATGTTGGCAATAGTTCCACCGGAGCAAAAGGCTCCTAAAGCATGGTTCGCACTATGTAGATAGGTATGGTAAAAAATCTCCAGACTGCTTATAAACCAACTCGTGCATCATGCCTAGCATTTGCCGTTCAAGTGGCGTGAACGCTTTAGATGTTTCGATTTTTACTAAATTTTGGTTTAACCCTACCAATAACTTCGCTAATGGTAGGTGAAAATATGGCAATGCGGAGGTCATATGACCAATGAAACTCGGGGAATAGGTATTAACAGAGTTGGCTACTAATTTATCTAAAAGATCTTCTGCATGCTTTGACACGAACTCAGGTGACTCAGGTACTGCATACTCTGCGAAACTTTTTTCAATTTGCTCAAGTGAATTCACCTTAGTCACAACATGTTGTGACAGGAAGTCTGACAGATTATCAGACAGGTGTTGTTCAATCTGTGCAAGTTTAGAATCTTTGCCTTCAGGCATAGTAAACACTTTGTACAAATGCTCTAAACTAACCTCAGCTCCGCTCACTATTATTACCTTAATCTGAAAACTTTCACATTGCGTATTTTACCTTAATTTTTGCTATTAACAATAGGTGCTTACAACTCATAATTAAAGAGCCAATAAATACAGGAATGGGTAATAATCTGGTAATTACTAAAGTGTTGTTATATTGTTCAAAATACTCGCAATAAGAAGTATATTTGTATGCAAGTCACTGAAGTAACTGATAGTTTTAACTTAGATAACATTGTGCCGTTTTTTCAGCCTATTATGGATTTGAAGAATAACGTGGTTTGGAGTTATGAATGTCTCGCTCGACTTTTAACGTCTGGTCAAAATAGTTATTTACCTTCAGATTTTTTGTTCTTAGTTGAAAGGCAACGATCAGTCGCCCAGTTGACTCAAACCGTGTTTAGCCGCAGCGCCAATTATTTTAGAGATATTAACATGGCGTGGAATATCAATTTGAGTTTGTCGGATATGACTGACTCAAACATCCTTAAATTTCTTCAATCACAACTTGAGGATTATCTTAACCCAAAACGAATTTCTATTGAAATCACAGCATAAAATGCATTGGTAGAAAGTGCTGAATTCAGTCAATTTTATGAAACGTGTGATGCTTTAGGTATTACCATTGTGATAGATAACTTTGATCAGAAAGAGTGTGATTTGCAGGCAATACTCTCATTACCCATATCCGCAATAAAAGTATCCGCTACATTATTTGATAATGTAACAAGCGATGCAGCCACAGAAAACTTTGTTAAAAGGCTAATCATTGCTGCCGCAGACAATAAGGTTGTGGTGATAGCTGAACGAATTGAACGCCAAGAAACGTTAGAGGTGGTAAAACAGCTGGGCATTAGATATGCCCAAGGATTTTATTTTAGTCAACCTAAAGCCAAGGCAGATTAAACGTTATACATTTCTATAGTTATAATTTTGCCAACAGTTGCCAGCTACTTTGTCCACTTTGCCAGTACTTTCGTTCGAAGGGTGTGATTGCCTTTTCACTCTGATATACACCGATTTGATTACTGATATCAGCAATATTTAAAGCGGCAGAAAATTCTTGTATGTATAACTGCCAATTACTTCTTACTTCCAGTGTTCCACCCAGTTTTAATATATCCCTTAATGCCGATGTGGCATACCAACGACGCTGCAAATGGGCCGATTTAGGATAGGGATTGGGATAGAGTAAATAGTGTTTTGTTAATTTTTTATCAGAAAGAATAAGTAATCTTAAAAAATCACTCAGATCTGCACGTAATACCAAATAGTTTTGTAAAGTACTGGCGTAAGATTGGTGTTTGTCTGTGCGTAAAGCGGATTTATCAATACCTATTACTCGCGCATTTGGATGTGCTTGAGCAATATTCACAGTGCTTTCACCTACACCACAACAAGAGTCTAAAATAAGATCTCCCTGCCAATCCCCAAGCCAACTAATCGCATCTTGAAAGGCTTCTTGAGTATGTATCGATAGGGGCTTTTGACTTGCACAAGCAAGGTGTCGGGTAACAACCTTGTGCAAATTTTGATGAATACCCGTTTGATTGGTACTGATGGTGCGTGATTGTTGCTGCATTAACTTCGGATGCCTACGCCACGGTTGATCAGAGAGTAAGCCCAACCAAGTAATACCACGTTAAATCCTATTAATATGCCCAACGAGACATAGAAGTTAATATCCGACTCGCCTAGAAAACCAAATCTGAAGCCGCTTACCATATACACAATAGGGTTGATTTTACTGACCCACTGCCAGAATTCAGGCAATAAACTTAATGAGTAAAAGACGCCGCCTAAGTAAGTCAGTGGTGTCAGTATAAAGGTAGGTACAATACTCACATCATCAAATGAATTCGCGAAGATGCCGTTTATTAGCCCTGCAGTAGAAAATAATATTGTTGTTAGTAGTAACGTCACAAAAATTATTAACAAATTGTGAATCTGTATATCTACAAAAAATAACGAGACAATGGTAACAATGATACCAACCAGCATGCCCCTAGCTACACCTCCACCAACGAATCCAGCGATAATTATCCAATTCGAAACGGGGGCAACTAATAACTCCTCAATATTTCGTTGATATTTAGCACTATAAAAAGAAGAGGAAACATTGGAGTAAGCATTCGTGATCACCGCCATCATAATTAAGCCGGGTACAATAAACTCCATGTAGCTAAAACCGCCCATGTTGCCAATTCTGCTACCGATTAAATTACCAAAAATCACAAAGTACAATGACATGGTAATTGCAGGTGGAAGCAGAGTTTGGATCCAAATTCTTAAAAAACGTAAACACTCTTTACGCCACATAGTTCTTAGGGCCACCATATTCAGGCTGTTCATAAGCGTAATGTTTTTTATAGGCTCAGGGCTGTTTATTGGTTCAAGACTGTTTATTGGTTCAAGACTGTTTGTTGATTCAAGACTGTTTATCGGCTCAGAGCTGTTAGGCTTAAGGTTACTCATTAGTGACACCTAACGCTTGTTTTTTGGTTGGGTTAACGTCTTTTATGGATTTTCCAGATTCGACCATTCTAACGAATAGTTCTTCTAATCTATTGGATTTATTGCGCATACTTAATACTTGTATCTCTTTTTGAGTTAACTGTTCAAAAACGGAGTTAAGGCCCGATTCCTTAGGCACATCCACTTCTAAAGTATGCTCGTCAACTAAACGGTATTCGAAGCCATCTAAAGTTAAAGAACTTAAGTTCTTTGATAAATCCAGCACAAAGGTTTCAATGTTTAATGTGGCAAGTAAGGCCTTCATACTGGTGTTTTTGACAATAATACCTTTATCAATAATGGCGATATTGCGACATAACATTTCTGCTTCTTCAAGATAATGGGTGGTAAGAATAATTGTCACACCTTGGCGATTAATCTCTTGTAAAAAAGACCACATAGAGCGGCGTATTTCAATATCTACACCAGCAGTAGGTTCATCTAGAATAAGTATTCTAGGTTCATGCATTAATGCTCTGGCGATCATTAGCCGTCTTTTCATGCCACCAGAAAGTTGTCTGGCAGGTGAGTCACGTTTGTCCCATAGGTCGAGTTGCCTAAGATATTTCTCAGCTCTGGGTTTAGCGACATCTTTAGGCACCCCATAATAACCTGCTTGGTTTAGCATGATCTGTATTAAAGGTTCGAATTGATTAAAATTAAATTCTTGCGGTACTAGCCCAATACAAGATTTCGCTTCGATAGGTTGAGTCGCTAGCGAGTATTCAAAGATATCAACGTCACCTTGAGTTTTATTCACTAGCGAACTAATGATCCCTATGGCAGTTGATTTACCTGCGCCATTAGGGCCCAGCAAAGCGAAAAAATCGCCTTGCTTTACTATTAAGTCGATGCCTTTTAAGGCTTTGGTGCCCCCCTTATAGGTTTTAGTTAATCCTTTGATACTCAGTGCGTTCATATTGACTGCCAGATAAAGTGTGAATCGAAATTGGGATATGCTCATGCATTTAAAATGTGTGCTTTATATATCGAATTCTAGCGACTAAAATTTGTAAAGATGTAGTTTATTTTAATAACAGAAGAGTCATATAACGGAGCTATAATATTGTGTTTACTATGCTTAATTCAAGCTTATGTGTGAATTGTTTTAGATTTGAGTCGAGAACGGGATATTGTCAGACAACTCTGATTTTTAGCAATCGCTTATATTTTCCAGTTATTGAAGTGATTAGCATTACGCCTAGTTCACGATTATACAGTTTAGGTCTGTGCAACGGTGATGGGAATGAGTTAGCTTTTATTTTATATATTAAAGAGACAAAAGGGCAATACGCCATTTTGTCTCTAATTAGAGACTATGATATTAACAGCCTTCAGGATCTGCCCCCAATTTTTTCTTGGTTGCAATGCATGCATCTTTTAATTTTTTAGCTGCATCAGTTTTTAACTCAGCTGCTTTTTCCTTAGTCGCATTGATGGTTTCAGAGGCCTTTTTAGCTGTGGCATCGTATGCGTCACCGGCCTTCTCTTTGGCTTCGTCATAAGCCTCAGTTGTGCTTTCTTTTAAATCATCAGCCATATCTGCTGCGCTGTCAGCAAGCTTAGATGCACCCTCTTTAGTTTTGCCATATAACACTGATGACTTTTCCTTTGCTGTAGTTACCATTTCTTTGGTTTCTACTTCTACTTCTTGTGCCGATTCTTTCTGTGTGTCAGTGCAAGCGCTCAGCCCAATGCTTAGTGCGGCAAATGTCATTGCTAGGGTTATTTTTGATAAGGTCATTATTATTCCTTGTGATGTGTCTAATAAATAGTGTCTCGCTTAATACGCTCTTAGAAAAAGCCTTTAGCTATAAAAAGCCTTTAGCCATAAAAAGCCTTTAGCGAATTCCGTTCCATGTTTTCAAAACGTTGATAAATATGGTGTTTATAAAGATTACTTTATATTCGTCAGAAAAAGAGGTTATTTATGTCTTTAATTGACGACAGGTTCGTATTACGTCGCAGTTGCTCGCACCATAAACCTATGAATTGGGTTCGGTAACACACTGTCAAATGGATAACAGGTAACTAGGGTAAGGCTGGATTGTTCAACATCAAAAGTGTCGTTGTAATTTTTACTTTGAATATAGTTTAGCTGTAAATTCAAAGCAATACGCAGCGTTGTCACTTTGAACTGTTTACGCTTGTGTCGGGTCTTTACTTCGATAAGGTCACCTTTCTTGAGTCTTTTTAGGCTATTAAATTGTGTATCACGGTGACCTATTATCACGCTGTTACCTTTTTTCCCGGTTCAGGTGTTGAGCTGATGTGGGTCGGTGCAAAAGCCAAGTTTCTAGCACTGGCACCAGCCAGCACATACCAGCTTTTGTCCTTAATGATGAGTTCAGCCACTGGATGAGTATCTGCCCAAGGCCAAGGCTTGTGTTGTTTATCAGACTGTAGATTTTTATGCCAAGCATGAGCGATGAGGTATTGTGCTAACTCTGCTTTTGCAAAAATATAAAACCCGCCAGAAAATTGGTAAACACCCAGCAACAGACTCAAGGTTATAATTTTATGCCTGATGACTAGGGATAGTAGTTTTGAAATACTACCTTTCTTCTTGTAAGTAAGTACATACATATAGCTAATCCAATTAAAATTAAGCCTGTTATTATCTTGATGGGTGCTGAAGTCGCTGTCTGAGGAAGGCTGCCAGATGATTGAACTAGTTGATTTGAGGTGCCTTTAGGTACTGGATCTGCTACTTTTTGAGTGTTTGATTGAACGTCAGCTGGGCCAGTTGGCGTTACATCTACGGCGACTAAGCTGGTGTGCTGACTGACTAAATGATGTGCAAGAGCTGTTTCTGTAATCTGAGATTGGTATTCATTTTGCTCGGCTACGGAACTGCTAGGTCGCATACTCGCGCGGCGCTTATCCCTAGTCAACTGGCTTATTTTTTCTCTAGCCCATAAAACATTGAGCCCTGAGATTGATTTTTGACAAGTCATTGCCAGAGTCTATATAACTGCTAGTGCCTAAAGAACTGCCAGAGCCTGAAGAACTGCCAGAGCCTAAAGAGTGTCCTGCTTCAATTATCCCGGCAGTTAGCCGGTAGCTCAGCACCAGCGGTTCGTCTTTATATAAGTCGCTTATAACGTTAGGGTAAAACTCTAACTGCCTATTCGATTGCAAGCTGCTGGAATTTAACTGCAACTCGATATCAGTCAAGGCTGGGTACTGTAATTTAGTTAATAATGTAAGCATCTTTTCTTGTACCTGAGCAATCGACCCAATGTAGGTAAAGGTTCCTTTGCCCATTTTGGCTGCTTCACTCATAAAGTAACTGTTAGGTGCACTACCTATACCCACAGTAAATAGGCGTGTGTTTACAAGCTTGTCAGCGATCAACTGCATTAATGATTCTTAGTTGCCCACGCTACCATCAGTAATGAAGACTATTTGGCGCAAAGTGCTCGAATCATTAACTCTAGCTTGGGAAAAGGCTAGTTTTAATGCACTTTTCATTTCTGTTCCACCATTGGCAGATAAACTATTTACAAAATGTTTTGCATCCTGTTTATTATTTTTGTTTGCTAATTTTGGTGATTTCCACAAATTTTGTGCATAACTATTAAATTCAATAATATTAAAATTGTCTGTTTCTTGAAGTTGCTCAACAGCCAAAAACAGTGCTTTTTTGGCTTGTTTAATAGCGTCGCTCTCCATCGACCCTGATGTATCGAGAACAAGAATCATTTCCCGTGGTTGAGTCTGCGTAACCTGCTCTGTATTGATTGGAGGTAGCAACATTATCAAACCATATTCATCGCCGTTAACTTGCTGGGTATAATTTACAGACTGCGGTGCTGCGCCTAATTCTGGTCGCCAGTTCAGAACAAAATCTTGGTTAGTAACACTGCCTTTTGATATTTGAATATGATGACTCCCATCTGTTAGTCGTTTAACAGTGATGGGATGGAATTCGCTTTTAATGCCTTTCACCTTAAAACCAGCATGTAAACTTACCCTTAACTCGGTGTTTGGTTGGTTATAATTGCTGTAAGGAAACTCTGACGGTGTTTGTGTCTCTGGTGTCTTGTCGCTGGGGAAGTATCGAGGTGTAATGGTCATAGGGAAACGCAGACTATATTGTTGTCGGTCAAAATTTAGCGTTTGCTGATATTCAATTGTCACTTTAATCGTCTCACCTGGGCCGATATTCGCTATGGAATTAGAAAACATATTGGGCCGTTGCTGTGCCACTAAACTGGCTTTTATGCCCTGCGCTTTAGCCTGAAGATAAATCTGCTTTGCTTCAGATTTTTCCTTAATCTTACCTTCTATTTTGCGCTCACCCACTGTCATCAAAAAATGATCGACGGCGGCATTTTCGGGCAAAGGAAATACGTATAGTGCATCGACCCAATTTTCACCAGTATTCTTAAAGGTTTGGGTCAGTTTAGTACGAGCGACGATACCTGTTACCTTGATATCAACTCTGGTTTTAAGAACTGGGCTTAGCGAGTGTTGTGCAACTGTTTCGCCCTGCACTAATTGTTGATGAATAAAAAACAAGGTGCCACTTTGGGCACTTTGATGATCTCTTATGGGTAGATTGATGAGAGCGACATTTACTTGTTTGTCTGGTGATCCTAATTTACCTGAAATGGAAGGTGTGTTGTGTTTGTTGGTAAAAGCGGGCACTGCATATTGCAGGGCCCCTATCGCAATAACCACCAAACTAACAACGGCAAGTTTAGGTAGTGATGACATAGCAAGGTTTCCTTTTTTATTGATTAGCTGCTGTCATTTCTGTCTGGTCATCAGATACTTTTAACATGACTCGGCGATCAAAAAAATCATCTTCGAAATGCACGCCTGCGCTAACTAATGAAGATTCACCGAATGAGTTAGTGATGACTTGCTCTTCTCTAACGTTCTTATTAATGAGGTAGTTTTTTACTGTTAACGCACGTTGCTCAGAAAGAGCTTGATTAAACGTGCTGTCGCCACGTTTATCAGCGAAACCTGATAAGGTAATGCTTAATGCGGGATTTTTTTGTAAAGTTTTGGCTATCAAGTCTAACTGTGATTTATAGTGTGTCTCTAAAACATAAGAAGCTGTTTTAAATTGAATATTACTTTCAATTTCCGGAACGCTATGATTAAACGTAGCTTGTTCCAACGCACTATCCATTGATGCTATTTGAACCATTGCACGTTCTTTTGCTTGCTCAAAATTCTGTTGCATTACAAACAATTGTTGGT
Coding sequences:
- a CDS encoding vault protein inter-alpha-trypsin; this encodes MQLIADKLVNTRLFTVGIGSAPNSYFMSEAAKMGKGTFTYIGSIAQVQEKMLTLLTKLQYPALTDIELQLNSSSLQSNRQLEFYPNVISDLYKDEPLVLSYRLTAGIIEAGHSLGSGSSSGSGSSLGTSSYIDSGNDLSKINLRAQCFMG
- a CDS encoding sortase domain-containing protein, which translates into the protein MIIGHRDTQFNSLKRLKKGDLIEVKTRHKRKQFKVTTLRIALNLQLNYIQSKNYNDTFDVEQSSLTLVTCYPFDSVLPNPIHRFMVRATAT
- a CDS encoding sortase family protein, with product MSLLLGVYQFSGGFYIFAKAELAQYLIAHAWHKNLQSDKQHKPWPWADTHPVAELIIKDKSWYVLAGASARNLAFAPTHISSTPEPGKKVTA
- a CDS encoding VIT domain-containing protein, which produces MSSLPKLAVVSLVVIAIGALQYAVPAFTNKHNTPSISGKLGSPDKQVNVALINLPIRDHQSAQSGTLFFIHQQLVQGETVAQHSLSPVLKTRVDIKVTGIVARTKLTQTFKNTGENWVDALYVFPLPENAAVDHFLMTVGERKIEGKIKEKSEAKQIYLQAKAQGIKASLVAQQRPNMFSNSIANIGPGETIKVTIEYQQTLNFDRQQYSLRFPMTITPRYFPSDKTPETQTPSEFPYSNYNQPNTELRVSLHAGFKVKGIKSEFHPITVKRLTDGSHHIQISKGSVTNQDFVLNWRPELGAAPQSVNYTQQVNGDEYGLIMLLPPINTEQVTQTQPREMILVLDTSGSMESDAIKQAKKALFLAVEQLQETDNFNIIEFNSYAQNLWKSPKLANKNNKQDAKHFVNSLSANGGTEMKSALKLAFSQARVNDSSTLRQIVFITDGSVGN
- the pdsO gene encoding sortase-associated OmpA-like protein PdsO, with the translated sequence MKHKKITSIKMTTAIAFTCLLSGSAIAEQRSVQEKTNEVIGLSSGVVIGTAIAGPLGGIIAGIFGVMIADDLNSDKKLETANTALEQKDQQLFVMQQNFEQAKERAMVQIASMDSALEQATFNHSVPEIESNIQFKTASYVLETHYKSQLDLIAKTLQKNPALSITLSGFADKRGDSTFNQALSEQRALTVKNYLINKNVREEQVITNSFGESSLVSAGVHFEDDFFDRRVMLKVSDDQTEMTAANQ